The following are from one region of the Rosistilla carotiformis genome:
- a CDS encoding exopolysaccharide biosynthesis polyprenyl glycosylphosphotransferase, with protein sequence MTTLLLSHAATVERTPELRLEPEVAIYLGKRLLVQRLATSLPLVAVDAAVVVSLITILEALVGLPVAFENASLGTVMSGSLCWVLLLASYQLYPAIGLNPAIELKRYTCASSIATCLLAIGVLGFSTFDSHSVTMLAMLWAGSVVALPAARWVARRQLARTTWWGMRCVVVGESATEYFNGQSPWNLAKLGYRVLGYVRCSDPYWESYDHDSGGLEYLGPTAELHDICRSVGAPSLLVSDDQNDFSEKAMGQLGLHIPLIERLEFSSGGYSQERCPGLFPLSHTENGLLQPGNLLLKRCLDLVAVIAATPVLIPVMVAIGLAIKLTAPGPIFYRHRRVGRYGREIQVWKFRTMVQNADQVLQQHLDENPQLRREWELDHKLKKDPRVTRVGAILRKTSLDELPQLINVLMDEMSLVGPRPIVSAEVEKYAEAYPLYIAVQPGLTGLWQVNGRNNTTYERRIELDRRYVSSWSVWLDCYILLRTIKTVAFCEGAY encoded by the coding sequence ATGACTACCTTGCTTCTGTCACATGCGGCGACCGTCGAACGGACTCCAGAATTGCGGTTGGAACCCGAGGTTGCAATCTATTTAGGGAAACGATTGCTGGTGCAAAGGCTCGCAACCTCGCTGCCGTTGGTTGCGGTGGATGCTGCCGTTGTTGTCTCTCTGATCACGATCTTGGAAGCGCTGGTTGGATTGCCCGTCGCGTTTGAAAACGCTTCGTTGGGCACGGTGATGTCGGGCAGTTTATGTTGGGTGCTTTTGTTGGCTTCCTATCAACTGTATCCGGCGATCGGGCTGAATCCTGCGATCGAATTGAAGCGGTACACGTGTGCTTCTTCGATTGCGACATGTTTGTTGGCGATTGGAGTTCTAGGATTTTCAACGTTCGATTCTCATAGCGTGACGATGTTGGCAATGCTTTGGGCAGGCAGTGTCGTGGCTTTGCCCGCCGCACGCTGGGTGGCTCGCCGACAACTCGCACGAACCACGTGGTGGGGGATGCGATGTGTGGTCGTGGGCGAATCGGCAACCGAATACTTCAACGGCCAAAGCCCCTGGAATTTGGCAAAGCTTGGCTACCGAGTGCTTGGCTACGTTCGCTGTTCGGATCCCTACTGGGAAAGCTACGATCACGACAGCGGAGGTTTGGAGTACCTGGGGCCGACCGCTGAATTGCACGACATCTGTCGCTCTGTCGGCGCACCGAGTTTGCTGGTTTCCGACGACCAGAATGATTTTTCCGAGAAGGCGATGGGGCAGCTGGGGCTGCACATTCCGCTGATCGAGCGTTTGGAATTTTCTTCGGGCGGCTACAGCCAAGAGCGTTGTCCCGGTCTGTTTCCATTGTCGCACACCGAAAACGGGCTGTTGCAGCCAGGGAATTTGCTGCTGAAACGCTGCCTCGATTTGGTCGCGGTTATCGCGGCGACCCCCGTCTTGATTCCGGTGATGGTGGCGATCGGTCTTGCGATCAAATTGACTGCCCCGGGACCGATCTTCTACCGGCACCGCCGTGTGGGGCGGTACGGACGCGAAATCCAGGTCTGGAAGTTTCGCACGATGGTTCAAAATGCCGACCAAGTTTTGCAACAGCATTTGGACGAGAATCCGCAGTTGCGACGTGAATGGGAGCTCGACCACAAGCTGAAAAAAGATCCGCGTGTCACGCGCGTCGGAGCGATTTTGCGGAAGACGAGTCTCGATGAATTGCCTCAATTGATCAACGTCTTGATGGACGAAATGAGTCTCGTCGGGCCGCGTCCGATCGTATCGGCCGAAGTCGAAAAATATGCGGAAGCCTACCCGCTTTACATCGCCGTTCAGCCAGGTCTGACCGGCCTGTGGCAAGTCAACGGTCGCAACAACACGACGTACGAACGACGCATCGAACTCGATCGCCGCTATGTCAGTTCATGGTCGGTGTGGCTGGATTGCTACATCCTGTTGCGAACGATCAAGACCGTCGCATTCTGCGAAGGGGCTTACTGA
- a CDS encoding carbohydrate porin has product MQNNVTQFYMGNTSGGLETGFDYARHGDYVMNFDFGKMGVQEGLFLKLRAEHRMGDSVSQITGALLPATIAADLPVSDSEHVYLTNVLVTQALSENFIMFAGKMDTLDGDMNAFAHGRGVRQFSNMAFVSSSIALRSVPYSTLGAGFAFLNEGEPLLTFLVLNPTDTANTTGFSELFSEGVTLSTELRLPTNFFGLPGHQLFGGTWSSRDYVSIGQDPRIILPDVTIERHAGSWSLYWNCDQYLVSDSRNPSRGWGYFARAGIADESTNPIGYFLSAGLGGSSPLRSRTADSFGVGYYYSGTSDKVGPLLETVAGPIGDGQGVELFYNVAVTRAITITPDFQVLSQARKELDPAVVAGVRMNIAF; this is encoded by the coding sequence ATGCAAAACAACGTGACCCAGTTCTACATGGGGAACACCAGCGGCGGCCTCGAAACCGGATTCGATTACGCGCGGCACGGCGACTACGTAATGAACTTCGATTTCGGCAAGATGGGCGTTCAAGAAGGCCTGTTCCTGAAGCTACGTGCCGAACATCGCATGGGCGACTCCGTTTCGCAAATCACTGGCGCCCTGTTGCCTGCCACGATCGCCGCAGACCTTCCGGTCTCCGACAGCGAACATGTCTACCTGACCAACGTCTTGGTAACGCAAGCCCTGTCGGAGAACTTCATCATGTTCGCCGGAAAGATGGACACGCTTGATGGTGACATGAACGCATTCGCGCACGGCCGCGGCGTTCGTCAGTTCTCCAACATGGCCTTTGTCAGTTCGTCGATCGCGCTTCGCAGCGTCCCCTATTCGACCCTGGGGGCCGGGTTTGCATTCCTGAACGAAGGCGAACCGCTGTTGACGTTCCTGGTCCTGAACCCGACAGACACCGCCAACACGACGGGCTTCAGCGAGCTGTTCAGCGAAGGGGTGACCCTGTCGACCGAATTGCGTCTGCCAACCAACTTCTTTGGCCTGCCCGGGCATCAACTGTTTGGTGGAACCTGGAGCAGCCGCGACTATGTTTCGATCGGACAAGATCCTCGCATCATTCTTCCCGATGTTACCATCGAACGCCACGCCGGATCGTGGTCGCTGTACTGGAACTGCGATCAGTATCTGGTTTCCGATTCGCGTAACCCGTCGCGAGGCTGGGGCTACTTTGCTCGCGCCGGCATCGCCGACGAATCGACCAATCCGATCGGATACTTCCTATCGGCAGGTTTGGGCGGATCGAGCCCCTTGCGAAGTCGAACCGCCGATTCGTTTGGCGTCGGATACTACTACTCCGGAACCAGCGACAAAGTGGGCCCCTTGTTAGAAACCGTTGCCGGTCCGATTGGTGACGGCCAAGGTGTTGAACTGTTCTACAACGTCGCTGTGACTCGAGCGATCACGATTACGCCCGACTTCCAAGTCCTTTCGCAAGCTCGCAAAGAACTGGATCCGGCGGTTGTCGCCGGCGTGCGGATGAACATCGCGTTCTAA
- a CDS encoding BBP7 family outer membrane beta-barrel protein, with protein MISFSTSRCPTVSPDTFSGYPLRVGWSLFVVIWLMSSIAVAQPPSSNQSADMWRPYRKPGTAVPNRDTQPPAKPATQELPRRSTNDPFADDLSGGDIAPPTDNASQEGGAAAGSQIALASHEEESLPQEPAPFQIPPGLDVPPSANLVGAGNPVGRVARASFDPMLIESMDGEVYEDYGGEGAIVGGCANCGGNCGASGINYCQATWTFSAEYLLWSMSGFDIPALVTSSQAGTPRTDAGILGEPNTRVLFGQQTVVDGTRSGSRFSLSRVLDPSGMKTIELSYFFLGKTSDSFNANSDGAGILARPFYSVESGAMGPNAELVAFPGVLEGNISVSASTQMQGGGLVAYQVIDRSDCRQIRLFAGYNYHELEESVQVQDFKRTLDSSLGLAVGTTIAESDRFDTDNQISSFVLGADLHARHRRWSVGMMMKLGFGNNRATATLDGSTTTTVPLAGGDDVSTVNTGLLVLESNRGVYEGNEFTMIPQLGLDVGFQLTRGWSAHVGYDFIYWSRVVRPGDQIDTNLNLSQLAAGGLSGLPAPTMPWKVSDLRVHAVDFGLQFAY; from the coding sequence ATGATTTCATTCTCTACATCGCGTTGCCCGACGGTTTCGCCTGATACGTTCTCCGGTTATCCGTTGCGTGTGGGGTGGAGCCTGTTTGTGGTTATCTGGCTGATGAGCAGCATTGCGGTCGCGCAGCCTCCTTCGTCGAACCAATCGGCGGACATGTGGCGTCCCTACCGCAAGCCGGGGACCGCGGTTCCTAATCGCGATACGCAGCCGCCGGCGAAGCCTGCGACGCAGGAATTGCCCCGCCGATCGACCAACGACCCATTCGCGGATGATCTGTCGGGTGGTGACATTGCGCCACCGACCGACAACGCTTCGCAGGAGGGCGGCGCGGCGGCAGGGTCGCAGATCGCGTTGGCCTCGCACGAAGAAGAATCGCTACCGCAGGAGCCCGCGCCGTTTCAGATCCCACCGGGATTGGACGTCCCGCCGTCAGCGAACCTTGTCGGTGCCGGGAATCCAGTGGGACGCGTTGCTCGGGCCAGCTTCGATCCGATGTTGATCGAATCGATGGATGGCGAGGTGTATGAAGACTATGGAGGCGAAGGGGCTATTGTCGGTGGTTGCGCCAATTGTGGAGGCAATTGCGGCGCGTCGGGAATCAACTACTGCCAGGCCACATGGACCTTCAGCGCCGAATATCTGCTTTGGTCGATGTCGGGGTTTGATATCCCCGCGTTGGTAACCAGCAGCCAAGCGGGGACGCCCCGCACGGACGCGGGAATTCTGGGCGAACCGAACACGCGGGTATTGTTTGGCCAGCAGACGGTGGTCGATGGCACCCGATCGGGAAGCCGGTTTTCGTTAAGCCGCGTGCTGGATCCTAGCGGGATGAAGACGATCGAATTGAGCTATTTCTTTTTGGGCAAGACTAGCGATTCGTTTAACGCCAACAGCGACGGTGCCGGGATTCTGGCGCGTCCGTTTTACAGTGTCGAATCGGGGGCGATGGGGCCCAATGCGGAATTGGTCGCATTTCCCGGCGTGCTGGAAGGAAACATCTCCGTTTCCGCTAGTACGCAGATGCAAGGAGGTGGGCTGGTGGCTTATCAAGTGATCGATCGCAGCGATTGCCGTCAGATCCGCCTGTTCGCTGGCTACAACTATCACGAACTCGAAGAATCAGTACAGGTCCAAGATTTCAAACGAACACTGGACTCATCGTTGGGGCTGGCTGTAGGAACCACGATAGCAGAATCGGACCGGTTCGATACCGACAACCAGATAAGCAGCTTTGTCTTGGGGGCGGACTTGCACGCCAGGCATCGTCGCTGGTCGGTCGGGATGATGATGAAACTAGGCTTCGGCAACAACCGCGCAACGGCGACTTTGGATGGAAGCACGACCACGACCGTGCCGTTGGCGGGCGGAGACGACGTCAGTACCGTCAACACCGGATTGTTGGTGCTGGAATCGAATCGTGGCGTGTACGAAGGGAATGAATTCACGATGATTCCACAGCTGGGGCTGGACGTCGGGTTTCAATTGACACGCGGCTGGTCGGCGCACGTCGGGTACGACTTTATCTATTGGAGCCGTGTGGTCCGGCCTGGGGACCAGATCGACACAAATTTAAATCTCAGCCAGTTGGCGGCCGGCGGACTCAGTGGGTTGCCAGCCCCCACCATGCCTTGGAAGGTCAGCGATTTGCGGGTTCACGCCGTCGATTTCGGTTTGCAATTCGCGTACTAG
- a CDS encoding citrate synthase has protein sequence MSTATNGEATITGTARLSVGDTHIDMPVIEGTEHERAVDISKLRGETGLITIDEGFVNTGSTTSSITYLDGENGILRYRGYPIETLAKNCDFVETSYLLIYGELPTADQLNEFRSSIRKHTMIHEDMRSFYNGFPRDAHPMAILSSVVGALSTFYQDSLDPHDAKEVEISIHRLLAKLPTIAAYSYKKSVGQPFPYPNNALTYCENFLEMMFGTPAEDYHPDPDFVKALNLLLIVHADHEQNCSTSTVRIVGSSNANLFASISAGICALWGPLHGGANEACVNMLQQIADDGGDVEKYVRMAKDKQDGFRLMGFGHRVYKNRDPRAIIIKEACDTLLAKMDIKDPLFDVAQRLEEVALQDPYFVERKLYPNVDFYSGVIYRAIGIPVQMFTVLFAMGRLPGWIAHWVEMHNSPGTRIGRPRQVYTGPTQRDFVPIENR, from the coding sequence ATGAGTACGGCGACTAACGGCGAAGCAACAATAACCGGAACGGCTCGATTGAGCGTTGGCGATACTCACATCGACATGCCAGTAATCGAAGGTACCGAGCACGAACGGGCTGTCGACATCAGCAAACTGCGGGGTGAGACCGGTCTGATCACGATCGACGAAGGTTTTGTGAACACCGGCAGCACGACCAGTTCGATCACCTATCTCGATGGTGAAAATGGAATCCTCCGCTATCGCGGGTATCCGATCGAGACGTTGGCCAAGAATTGCGATTTCGTAGAGACCAGCTATCTGCTGATCTACGGCGAACTGCCAACGGCGGATCAATTGAACGAGTTCCGGTCGTCGATCCGCAAGCACACGATGATTCACGAGGATATGCGTTCGTTTTACAACGGCTTTCCTCGCGACGCCCATCCGATGGCGATCCTGTCGAGCGTGGTCGGCGCGTTGTCGACCTTCTATCAAGATTCGCTGGACCCGCACGATGCGAAAGAGGTCGAAATTTCGATCCATCGCTTGTTGGCTAAGCTGCCAACCATCGCGGCTTACAGCTACAAAAAATCGGTCGGCCAACCGTTCCCTTATCCGAACAACGCGTTGACCTATTGCGAAAACTTCCTGGAGATGATGTTCGGCACGCCCGCCGAAGACTATCACCCGGATCCCGATTTCGTGAAGGCGCTGAATCTTTTGTTGATCGTTCACGCCGATCACGAGCAAAATTGCAGCACATCGACCGTTCGGATCGTCGGCAGCAGCAACGCCAACCTGTTCGCATCGATCTCTGCTGGCATCTGCGCCTTGTGGGGACCGCTGCACGGCGGTGCAAACGAAGCGTGTGTGAACATGCTGCAACAGATCGCCGACGATGGGGGTGATGTTGAAAAGTACGTCCGCATGGCAAAAGACAAACAAGACGGCTTCCGTCTGATGGGCTTTGGTCACCGCGTTTACAAGAACCGCGATCCGCGTGCGATCATCATCAAAGAAGCATGCGACACGCTGCTAGCCAAGATGGACATCAAGGATCCATTGTTTGACGTAGCCCAGCGATTGGAAGAAGTCGCGCTGCAAGATCCTTATTTTGTCGAGCGGAAGCTTTATCCGAACGTCGATTTCTATTCCGGCGTCATCTATCGTGCGATCGGGATTCCAGTGCAGATGTTTACTGTGCTGTTTGCGATGGGGCGTCTGCCCGGTTGGATCGCCCACTGGGTCGAAATGCACAATTCGCCCGGCACGCGGATCGGCCGTCCTCGCCAGGTCTACACGGGGCCGACGCAGCGCGACTTTGTTCCGATCGAAAACCGATAA
- a CDS encoding PIN/TRAM domain-containing protein, whose amino-acid sequence MSLLLLRAVFLLVAGGISALINYAVQAANSSLQVTTPSWVPWANFCIVMGLALAVIAIDVFVPTKRIDAISSIYFGLLVGVLLTYVLTIALAPLLAEHMQTPVRLVTGMVLCYICISLLLQTKDDFRFIIPYVEFVREVKGFKPLILDTSVVIDGRIEDLVGTGIFDNQLIMPRFALSELQGIADSSDKLRRARGRRGLDVLNRLRANDAVDLQIFDRDLPEFAGQAVDLKLVLLAKHLEGKVVTGDFNLNKVAKIHNVPVINLNEIANSLKPMYLPGEQFQLKVIKAGEGQDQGIGYLEDGTMVVVEGGRDKINKDLMVTVTSTLQTSAGRMIFTRHDV is encoded by the coding sequence ATGAGTCTGCTCCTCTTACGCGCGGTCTTCCTGCTGGTGGCCGGCGGGATCTCCGCATTAATTAACTATGCGGTGCAAGCGGCCAATTCTTCGTTACAGGTGACGACCCCCTCGTGGGTGCCCTGGGCCAATTTCTGCATCGTGATGGGGCTGGCGCTGGCCGTGATCGCTATCGATGTCTTTGTTCCCACAAAGCGGATCGATGCGATTTCATCGATCTATTTTGGCTTGTTGGTGGGCGTTTTGCTGACCTATGTGCTGACCATTGCGCTGGCCCCGTTGTTGGCCGAACACATGCAGACGCCCGTTCGCTTAGTGACGGGCATGGTGCTGTGTTATATCTGCATCAGTCTGTTATTGCAGACGAAGGACGACTTTCGATTTATCATCCCGTACGTCGAATTTGTTCGCGAGGTGAAGGGTTTCAAACCGTTGATCTTGGACACCAGCGTGGTGATCGATGGCCGGATCGAAGATTTGGTCGGGACCGGGATCTTCGACAACCAATTGATCATGCCTCGGTTTGCCTTGAGCGAATTGCAGGGGATCGCCGACAGCAGCGACAAATTGCGGCGCGCCCGCGGTCGGCGCGGACTGGATGTGCTGAACCGGTTGCGCGCCAACGACGCGGTGGATTTGCAGATCTTCGATCGCGATCTGCCGGAGTTCGCCGGGCAGGCCGTCGATTTGAAATTGGTGCTGCTGGCCAAACACCTTGAAGGCAAGGTGGTCACGGGGGACTTCAACTTGAACAAAGTCGCCAAGATTCACAACGTGCCGGTGATCAACCTAAACGAAATTGCGAACTCGCTGAAGCCGATGTATTTGCCCGGAGAGCAGTTTCAATTGAAGGTGATCAAAGCGGGCGAAGGACAAGATCAAGGGATCGGTTACCTGGAAGATGGCACGATGGTTGTCGTCGAAGGGGGGCGTGACAAGATCAACAAGGACCTGATGGTCACGGTCACCAGCACGCTGCAGACCAGTGCCGGGCGAATGATTTTCACGCGGCACGACGTGTGA
- the dgt gene encoding dGTP triphosphohydrolase encodes MNDRVPHPADREDGLLASYAMHSNDSLGRKHAEPTHPYRGPFQRDRDRILHCSAFRRLAGKMQVFTGDMGDYHRTRLTHTFEVASIARTIGRVLRLNEDLIEALALMHDIGHPPYGHCGEDVLHDCMRQAGGFSHNQFALTIVEDLEQRFNRFSGLNLSAEVLAGQTERANKHQPADVTAPLLEVQVVDAADSMAYDAHDIDDAVQLGLLTIEELSKVPLVDRALRSIEAKYRNLPPKQLRPALVHELVDLQVSNFLEHNIPRIHAAQGKTAAEVRAEGLRVEEDPAFRGERGELEKFLFENIYRHARLLEIRRSAGERLEQLHSRLVADPNRLPLRFRQRATTVGPIRAVGEYIAGMTDRFCDLQHEYLFSGPGPLADW; translated from the coding sequence ATGAATGACCGTGTGCCTCACCCCGCGGACCGCGAAGACGGTTTGTTGGCCAGTTATGCGATGCACAGCAATGATTCGCTGGGCCGCAAGCATGCCGAACCAACCCATCCCTATCGGGGGCCGTTTCAACGCGATCGCGATCGGATTCTGCACTGTTCCGCATTCCGCAGGCTGGCCGGCAAGATGCAGGTCTTCACCGGCGACATGGGGGATTACCATCGCACGCGTTTAACGCACACCTTTGAGGTGGCATCGATCGCGCGAACGATCGGTCGCGTGTTGCGATTGAACGAGGATCTGATCGAGGCGTTGGCGTTGATGCACGATATCGGGCACCCGCCTTATGGCCACTGTGGCGAGGATGTGTTGCACGATTGCATGCGGCAAGCGGGCGGGTTTTCGCACAATCAGTTTGCGCTGACAATCGTCGAAGATTTGGAGCAGCGATTTAATCGCTTCAGCGGGCTGAACCTGTCGGCCGAAGTGCTGGCCGGTCAAACCGAGCGAGCCAATAAGCATCAACCGGCCGATGTCACCGCGCCGCTTTTGGAAGTGCAGGTGGTCGATGCTGCCGATTCGATGGCGTATGACGCCCACGACATCGACGACGCGGTCCAGTTGGGCTTGCTGACGATTGAAGAACTTTCCAAGGTGCCATTGGTCGATCGAGCGCTGCGATCGATCGAAGCGAAGTATCGCAACCTGCCTCCGAAACAGTTGCGTCCGGCGCTGGTGCATGAATTGGTCGATCTGCAGGTGAGTAATTTTCTTGAGCACAACATTCCGCGGATTCATGCGGCCCAAGGCAAGACGGCGGCGGAGGTGCGTGCCGAAGGATTGCGTGTGGAAGAGGATCCGGCGTTCCGTGGCGAGCGCGGGGAGTTGGAAAAGTTTCTTTTTGAAAACATCTACCGTCATGCGCGGCTGTTGGAAATCCGTCGTTCGGCCGGCGAGCGACTGGAGCAATTGCATTCCCGCTTAGTGGCCGATCCGAATCGGTTGCCGCTGCGCTTCCGTCAGCGTGCGACCACGGTCGGACCGATCCGCGCGGTTGGTGAATATATCGCGGGGATGACCGATCGGTTCTGCGATCTACAGCACGAGTATCTGTTCTCGGGGCCCGGGCCGTTGGCCGATTGGTAG